TGGCACATTCGCGCGAAGTTCGTGAGCTAACCGTGAGTGACCGCGGCATCGAATTGGGCATCGTGCTGAGGGATCACACGCTGGCCACGACCGTCGCAGGCCCAAGTGCAGTCGCGGCAGCCGAGTAGCAAGTTAAGCCCATCTGGGGCAGACACCGAGCACCGACATGAAGAAGAAGAGTTCAGCAAGCAAGCGCCGCCCGGCCAAAAGCAGCAGGAGTGACTTTTGGCGATTGCGGCTTTACATAGCGGGTCATACCCCTAATTCGATCGCGGCGGTCGCCAACCTCAAGAAGATTTGCGAGGACCAGCTCCAGGGCAAGTACCGTATCGAAGTCATCGATTTACTCAAGAAGCCGCAACTGGCCAAGGGCGATCAGATCATCGCGATCCCGACCCTAGTGAGAAGGCTCCCGCCGCCGGTCAAGAAGATCATTGGCAACCTCTCCAGGACCGAGAGCGTCATTGTGGGGTTGGATCTTCAACCGGTGCGCTGAAGTAAGGGCTCCGATCGCAGATGCCTAACAAGCGAGCGCGTTCCGATCGCCGAGTCCTCCCAGGAGGGCTGCCCGGCAAAGTCGGTGCGCCCAATCAGCAAAAAAAGCTCCTCGCTCGGCTGAAAGCTGCGGAGGAGACCCTGCTCGCCATACGGTCCGGCGAAGTGGATGCTCTGATGGTTGCCGGCCGTCGCCGACCGAAGGTGGTCACTCTGGCCGGTGGAGAACCCGCCTATCGCATTCTGGTGGAGGCCATGAGCGAAGGCGCGGCGACTCTGTCCCGCAATGGCGCCGTGCTCTACTGCAATCGCAGGTTTGCAGAACTGATTTGCCGGCCACCCAAGAAAGTCATCGGAGCTGCGGTTCGGTCGCTGGTTGCGGAGACAGAGCGAGACAGGATTGAAGCTTTGCTGGCAGAGGCCCAGAAGGGGGTTGCCAAAGGTGAATTCAACCTGCGGCGCAGAGATGGAAGTCTGGTTCCGGTCAATCTGTCTCTGAACCGGTTTCGGGGATACGAGGGCCGCGCCCTGGGCATGGTGGTAACCGATCTGAGCGAGCAAAAGCGCACGCAGGCCGCGGAAATCAAGCAGGCCGCGGAGATGCACCGGCTTCTCCTGGAACGCGCGTTTACGGCTCAGGAGGAGGAAAGGCGCCGGATAGCGCGCGAATTGCATGACGAAGCCGGCCAGTTGCTGGCGTCTCTCTTGGTCGGCCTGCGTACCCTGGAAGACTCCGCCAAGATACCAAGACTTAAGACACAGGGGCATCGGCTACGAAAGCTCGCAGCCCGGGCGATCGAAGAGATCGGACGACTCGCCCGCGGGCTCCACCCAATGGTGCTCGACGACCATGGCCTGGGTGTTGCGCTGACCCGATACGCTGCCGAGTATACAGAGACCCACAAGATAGCTGTCCATCTCACGCTCAGTGGACTTAACTCCAGCAACCTGCCGCGAGCAGTCCAGATCCGGTTGTATCGCATTCTCCAGGAAGCCCTGACCAACGTGGCAAGACATGCGGGAGCCAAGAAGGTCAGCATCACATTCGCGCGTTCGGCCACGGCCCTGAAGGTAGCGGTGATCGACGACGGTTGTGGCTTTGACGCTGGAGCGGCGGCTGCCTCCTCGCATCGCCTGGGGATTCAGGGCATGCGAGAAAGAGCAGCCATGTTGGGGGGGACGGTCAGTTTCACATCCCAGGGCAAGGGGACCAGGGTTCTGGTGCAAATCCCACTTCACAAGCAGGGCCTCCAGCCCCTGGGGGGGCGGGCGAGAACTTAAGAATGCCGGCGCGAACGCACAAGATCAGGGTGATGATCGCGGATGATCACGCGATTCTCCGCGCCGGGCTAAGAATGCTGGTCAACGCCCAGGCCGACATGGAAGTTGTCGCAGAAGCTCCCGATGGAGAAAAGGCCGTTCAGGCGGCACGGGAAACGAGACCGGATGTGGCATTGCTGGATCTCACCATGCCTGGGGGCGGGGGCATGAAGGCGCTTCAAGAGATGGCGCGAAACTGCCGCGGGACCCGGGTGCTCGTCCTCACGATGCACGATGACCCTGCCTATTTGAGATCGGTATTGGCCGCCGGCGCCTCTGGCTACCTGTTGAAAAGGACCGCGGATACGGAACTGCTTGCGGCCATACGAGCGGTGCATCGGGGAGGGACCTTCGTGGACCCGAGTCTGGCGAACATTCTTGTCCAGGACGTGCTTGCGAAGAGAGGCACAAAAGCTCGTTCCATGCGGCCGGTAAAGATCCTCAGCGACCGTGAGCAGCAGGTGCTCAAACTTGTCGCGCAGGGATACAGCAGTCCACAGATCGCCAAACGGATTTTTGTGAGCGTGAAGACTGTGGAAACGTATCGCGCTCGTTTCGCTGACAAGCTCGGGCTTCGGACGCGCAGTGAGGTGGTTCGGTATGCGATCCGAATGGGCCTATTGACCGCAGAGTCGCTGGAGAGCTGAACCGGGCCGCCAGGCCAGGTGAGGGAGTCTATCCACCGCATCTTGTCAGGGATTTTCCCGACAAGACCCTCCATTTTTAGCAGCATCCCCGATACTCCGCTTGATTGAGTCGCTGCACACTATCTGGCAGAGTTTCGAAGTGTTTCTCCAACTTTCTTGGACACACTAGCGCAACGAACCAACAGCCAGTGGAGTACAGCACCATGGAGAGCAGCACAATGCGAAGGACATCGATTCCGCAAGGTCCCCCGCCTCCCGTTATGGCTGCGGTCCGCCGCAACCTGAATTCGGGAGCCGCTGCGGTTGCGCGCAAAAAGTCGAATGGGGATTTTGACCCGGAAGCCTTCCTGGCGAAGGCCGGAGTCGGCAGAACGATCATCGAGTTGGCGAAAAATGAACGCGCGTTTGCACAAGGTGAACCTGCCGACGCCATCTTCTACATTCAGAAAGGACGGGTGAAGCTGACCGTCGTCTCCCACAACGGCAAGGAAGCGACCATCGCCCTGCTGGGAGCCGGGGAGTTCATGGGAGAAGACTGCATCGTTTCGGATCATCCGGTGCGTATGGCCACTGCGGCAGCGCTTACGCCGTGCACCGTTCTCAGGATCCACAAAGCGGAGATGGTGCGAGCGCTTCACAAGGAGCAGGCTTTGTCCGATTTGTTTGTCGCGTTTCTTCTCACGCGAAATGCTCGTATCCAGGAAGACCTGGTCGACCAGCTATTCAATTCCAGCGAAAAGCGCCTGGCCCGGATCCTCTTGCTGCTGGCTCACTTTGGCAAACCTGGCAAACCCGAAACGGTGATTCCCAAGATCAGCCAGGAGACCTTGGCCGAAATGATCGGCACCACCCGGTCACGGGTCAGTTTCTTCATGAATCGTTTCCGCAAGATGGGGTTCATTGAGTACAACGGCACCTCAACGGATGTGCACAGTTCCCTTCTCAACGTCATCCTGCACGACTAGAAGGCGAACCTTCTTCGAGGAATTCGGCCGTGGTCAGCAAGCTGCTCCCATTCAGCTCCCGATGACGTATTCCGGGCCGTTCAGAGAGTGACTAAAGGCTATCATCCGTGCCGCGGAACTCTTTGGGTTTCCTGAGAATCCCACAACGACAACTCACTCATAACCCAAAGGTCTGCGGCTTAAATCCACCACCGTCGGCCACTTGGAGATTCTCAACCCTCACAGAGCCCCACAATGAGGACCGGGTTGACAGGCGGCCAGAAGCTGCCCCGCCTGTGCGGACCAATTCGAAAGAGCTCCGAGTTTCTGAGGAGCCGTGAAGGGCTGTCGTAGAGTCCCGGAATGGCAATTGAGTAGCCGCGGGACAGTGCGCGCTGCACGTTGTGGAGTGTACTGGTGTTCCGATGGTATCCGCTCGGTGTATCCGGGTATAGTACGTAGAGTACCTACTGTACCCGCGTCACGGCGTCAGTTGGTCCCCTCGTAGACGACCTGCTCGATCCGGGTCGAATCCAAGACTCGCCAACCTTTGGCGAAAGCCTCAGCAAGCGTCCGCTACTGTCCATTTCGAATTTCGTCCCCTGAAGTGTGCCGCGTCCCGAGGAAGCGCAAACTCTAGAAACAGGCTCTGCGCCCTGCCGGACGCACGTTTGTGCCGCGAACCATGCTCGCTGTGCGCTTCGCAATCGCGTTGGTTGGCCAGAGTAACCGGCAAATACTGGACAGTCGCGTAGCGATTCTAGCTCGAGTCGTGGAGTGAAGCCGTCAACTGTCTAGACGTGCCCAATCCGATCGGGATCAAGTCCGAGACTTGCCACTCTGCGCCGATAGGCCTCCTGCAAACGTAGGCCAGAATCCTCTGGGTATTTCGATCCCTCTAGAATCCTGTTCTCGCGCTGCCATCGGAAGGTGTCGACGGTAAAGCGTACCAGGTTCATCGGATCTGCTCGCTTGAAGCGATTTACGATCGCCCGCACCGTCTGCACCTTGCTCGACAAGTCTCTTGAGTGAGTGCGTTTCGCTGGCCTCCCCCGCCTCGATTGTCCTAGACGAACGTTGGCGTGGTCGGCGACGAAGAGACATGCTTCGTTTTCGGACCAACCGCTTGCCATCAAGACCGTGACCACGATGAAGATCCGTTCGGTTTGATCTGACCCGCGTAAATGTCTGACTCCATGACGAGCCATATGCTTGCTCTGCAATACGCGGGGCCCTGGTCTCGAATCCCGACCGTCACTGCGGCAGATATTTGCAAGCTGCCAGTTGGCAAAGTCTTCGCATTCTTCTGGCAGCAGCCGTGGCACTGAATCGGCGGGAAGTGCCTTCCGAGCGCTCATATTCCCCCAGCCCCTAATATACAAGCCATCTCTTGCATAAAACGTGTTTCTGCATACCCTGAGGCACAGAGATGCAGATGAACTCTGTGCTCCAGCCCGCTGCTGCAGCTGCTGCAAGCCAGGACACGTCTAAGCTGTGTGTCACCTGCGGCGGACCCGCGGAGATGACCCTTTGCGGCCTGCTTTCGACGCTCGGCGTCCGCCCACGGAAGCAAAAACCCGCAAAGAGCGTGCCGTTCTGTATTCCGTGTTTACGGGCGCTTTGCCGCGATCCGGCTGTCCGACTCCCTCCGAAGCTCCAGGATCGCCTTGGAGCGGCGTTAACAGCGTTAACAGAAGCTCGTATGAAGGAGGTCGACACCGTCCGGCCGCTCCCCGTGCCGTAAGCGCTGGCCAGGAACGAATCGTGGCCGTCAAGCACAGACATGATTATGCGGAATCAAATGCTCATGCTAGTGTTGTCCTTGAGGCAGACACCGGCAAGCCGTTTCCTGTGGAGTTTGAAAGGATGGCACGCCGGAGATTCCAGAACCCCGCGCCACAGAGGCGCGGGGAGTGGTGGACTGTCCTCATCTGGAAGGACCACTCCAAGAACAACCAGCTCATGCGCAAGCAGGAGCGCATCCGTCTCGCCCCGGCTTCAACACCGGAGCGGGAAGTGTTGAAGATCCTGGCCGAATACCTCCGGCCCCTCAATCAGGGGCTTGAGTCAATCGGCTCTACCACCAACTTTACGATGTTCGTGGATTCGACCTACCGACCCGTGGAACTGCCGTTGCTGGCAAAGACAACGACGGACCGTTACGAGGGGGTGATTGACGACTACCTTCTCCCGGCCTTCGGGAAGCTCTGCCTGCGCGACCTGACGCCCTTGACCATCCAGAAACACTTCTCCGGGCTGGCCAAGAGCGAACTATCGCACGCGTCGAAGGACAAGATCCGCGACGTCCTCTCCAGCATCCTCAAATCGGCGGTCAAGTACGGCCTACTGGTGAAGAACCCGGCGGAGGGCGTCGCGATCCCGCGCGACCGCACCGGGCGGAAAACCGTCAAACCGCACATCACCCCGGAACAGTTCGGAATGTTGCTAGCGCTCATCCCCGAGCCCTACACCACGATGGTCTTTGTCGCGGTGTACTCGGCGCTGCGCGTCTCTGAACTGATCGGGCTCAAGTGGGAGGATGTGCACGAGGAGTCGCTCACCGTGGACGAGCGTTACTGCCGCGGCGATTGGGACCAGACCAAGAGCTCGGCCAGCAACGCCACCATCGGCGTGGATCGATGCGTCATTGAGCGGATGCACCGCCTCAAGATGCTCACCGTTGAAGTGCGCGCCGGCCGCGCCACCCGCAAGTACAAGGTGGTGAAGTCCGACGCTCCCACTGATCTCGTCTTTCAGTCAGTGCGGAGCGGGCGCCCGATGCGCGACAACAACATCCTCACCCGCTTCATCAAGCCGGCGGCTCGGAAGCTCGGGCTGCCCTTTATCAACTGGCGCTGCCTGCGCACTTCGTACGCGACCTGGATGGTGGAATCAGGCGCGAACCCAAAGGACGTGCAGGCACAGATGCGCCACAGCCGGATCTCGACGACGCTCGACATCTACGCGCAGTTCGTGCCGGAGTCACAGCGTAGAGCGGTCACGAAACTGACCGCAATGGTCGAGCAGCGCCGCACCGCCGCGACGCAGCTGATCCAGTGAATTGTGACCAACCCCGCGAAACGGAGCGCCGCAAGTGATTGAAATGATGGTGGCCAGGGACGGAATCGAACCGCCGACGCCAGCCTTTTCAGGGCTGCGCTCTACCAGCTGAGCTACCTGGCCACGCTTGCGTGTGCAGGACTGCAGTGAGGGCCGGCCACGCTGCGGCCGGTTTCTCCAATGCGGAGACCCGATTATAGCAACGATGTATCCACCGCTCAAACCGCTCCGCGCGAGTCTCTGTGCGTGCTAGACTTCTCTCATTCCTGACAGGATCTTCATGAGTTCTCCTCGGGGCTTTCATCGGACATTCGCGCGTGGGGTGTTTTGCGCCGGGGTGCTCTTCTTCGCCCTGATCGCGTTCGCGCAGCAGCCGGTTCAGCCCAACCAGCCGGCTCAGGCGTCTCCGCCGCCGGCCGTGCAAGACGCCGGCGCCGCACTCGCCGACAAGCCCGCCGTGCAGGCTCCCGGCTCGGCTCCGGCGCCGCCGGTAAGCGGCACGGTGCGCATCGGCCCCGGAGACCTCCTCGACATCACTGTCTTCGGCGTGCCTGACCTCAGCCAGAAGACCCGCGTCACCAGTTCCGGCGACGTGTACCTCCCGCTGGTGGGCTACGTGCACCTCGACGGCCTCACCATCGAGGATGCGCAAGGCGCCATCGAGAAGCGCCTGATCGAAGGCCGGTTCGTCAACGATCCCCACGTCACCATCTTCGTCGCCGAGTACGCGACGGGCGTGTCGGTGATGGGCGAGGTAGCGCGCCCCGGCGTCTATCCCATCTTCGGCTCGCGCCGCCTGTTCGACGTGATCTCGGCCGCCGGCGGACTTACCGACAAGGCCGGCCGCGTGGTCACCATCACGCACCGCGACAAGCCCCAGGAACCGGTGAGCGTCAGCTTCGATCCCGACCCGGCCAAGAATTCCGTCAGCAACGTCGAGATCGTCCAGGGCGACACCGTGGTCGTGACCAGGGCGGGCGTCATTTACGTCGTCGGCGAGGTGCAGCAGCCCAGCGGCTTCCTCATGGAAGCTTCGCAGAACTTCACCGTCCTCAAAGCGCTGGCGCTGGCCCACGGGCCCGCCCGCTTCGCCTCCCTCGACAAATCCAAGGTCATCCGCAAGAAGCCGGACGGCTCCTACCAGGAGATCTCCGTGCCATTGAAGAAGATCCTCGACGCCAAGGAAAAGGACGTGACCCTGCAGGCGGACGACATCCTTTTCGTGCCCGCCAGCGGCGGCAAGCGCGCCGCCCTACGTACCCTGGATTCCATCGTGAGCGTCACCACCAGCCTTGCCGTCCGGCCCTGGTAACAAATCTCAGAACTGGAAGTACAGGAACGGGCTTTCCTTCTCCAGCAGCAGGATGGCGAACAGCAGCAGTAGCGCCAGCAGGTAAGCGTAGCGCGGCTTGGGCGCCAACTTGATCTCCCAGGTGTTGGGCGCGAAGAACGAGATCGCCGCCGCCAGCACGATCAGCGCCAGATAAACGTGCGGGACGTGGAGCGAGC
This genomic stretch from Terriglobia bacterium harbors:
- a CDS encoding PAS domain-containing sensor histidine kinase; this encodes MPNKRARSDRRVLPGGLPGKVGAPNQQKKLLARLKAAEETLLAIRSGEVDALMVAGRRRPKVVTLAGGEPAYRILVEAMSEGAATLSRNGAVLYCNRRFAELICRPPKKVIGAAVRSLVAETERDRIEALLAEAQKGVAKGEFNLRRRDGSLVPVNLSLNRFRGYEGRALGMVVTDLSEQKRTQAAEIKQAAEMHRLLLERAFTAQEEERRRIARELHDEAGQLLASLLVGLRTLEDSAKIPRLKTQGHRLRKLAARAIEEIGRLARGLHPMVLDDHGLGVALTRYAAEYTETHKIAVHLTLSGLNSSNLPRAVQIRLYRILQEALTNVARHAGAKKVSITFARSATALKVAVIDDGCGFDAGAAAASSHRLGIQGMRERAAMLGGTVSFTSQGKGTRVLVQIPLHKQGLQPLGGRART
- a CDS encoding polysaccharide biosynthesis/export family protein; the protein is MSSPRGFHRTFARGVFCAGVLFFALIAFAQQPVQPNQPAQASPPPAVQDAGAALADKPAVQAPGSAPAPPVSGTVRIGPGDLLDITVFGVPDLSQKTRVTSSGDVYLPLVGYVHLDGLTIEDAQGAIEKRLIEGRFVNDPHVTIFVAEYATGVSVMGEVARPGVYPIFGSRRLFDVISAAGGLTDKAGRVVTITHRDKPQEPVSVSFDPDPAKNSVSNVEIVQGDTVVVTRAGVIYVVGEVQQPSGFLMEASQNFTVLKALALAHGPARFASLDKSKVIRKKPDGSYQEISVPLKKILDAKEKDVTLQADDILFVPASGGKRAALRTLDSIVSVTTSLAVRPW
- a CDS encoding site-specific integrase — encoded protein: MARRRFQNPAPQRRGEWWTVLIWKDHSKNNQLMRKQERIRLAPASTPEREVLKILAEYLRPLNQGLESIGSTTNFTMFVDSTYRPVELPLLAKTTTDRYEGVIDDYLLPAFGKLCLRDLTPLTIQKHFSGLAKSELSHASKDKIRDVLSSILKSAVKYGLLVKNPAEGVAIPRDRTGRKTVKPHITPEQFGMLLALIPEPYTTMVFVAVYSALRVSELIGLKWEDVHEESLTVDERYCRGDWDQTKSSASNATIGVDRCVIERMHRLKMLTVEVRAGRATRKYKVVKSDAPTDLVFQSVRSGRPMRDNNILTRFIKPAARKLGLPFINWRCLRTSYATWMVESGANPKDVQAQMRHSRISTTLDIYAQFVPESQRRAVTKLTAMVEQRRTAATQLIQ
- a CDS encoding response regulator transcription factor: MPARTHKIRVMIADDHAILRAGLRMLVNAQADMEVVAEAPDGEKAVQAARETRPDVALLDLTMPGGGGMKALQEMARNCRGTRVLVLTMHDDPAYLRSVLAAGASGYLLKRTADTELLAAIRAVHRGGTFVDPSLANILVQDVLAKRGTKARSMRPVKILSDREQQVLKLVAQGYSSPQIAKRIFVSVKTVETYRARFADKLGLRTRSEVVRYAIRMGLLTAESLES
- a CDS encoding Crp/Fnr family transcriptional regulator, translated to MAAVRRNLNSGAAAVARKKSNGDFDPEAFLAKAGVGRTIIELAKNERAFAQGEPADAIFYIQKGRVKLTVVSHNGKEATIALLGAGEFMGEDCIVSDHPVRMATAAALTPCTVLRIHKAEMVRALHKEQALSDLFVAFLLTRNARIQEDLVDQLFNSSEKRLARILLLLAHFGKPGKPETVIPKISQETLAEMIGTTRSRVSFFMNRFRKMGFIEYNGTSTDVHSSLLNVILHD
- a CDS encoding circadian clock KaiB family protein, with the protein product MKKKSSASKRRPAKSSRSDFWRLRLYIAGHTPNSIAAVANLKKICEDQLQGKYRIEVIDLLKKPQLAKGDQIIAIPTLVRRLPPPVKKIIGNLSRTESVIVGLDLQPVR